Proteins encoded in a region of the Pseudomonas denitrificans (nom. rej.) genome:
- a CDS encoding flavin reductase family protein, translating into MIEPGIYKEVMGSFPSGVTVVTTLDADGKIVGITASAFSALSIDPALVLFCPNYESDTYPVLRDSKQFAIHLLCSDQQAEAYAFAKKGQDKAKGIEWRLSELGNPLLTKATAIIECELWREYDGGDHAIIVGAVKNLILPEQEVTPMVYHRGKLGALPEIAS; encoded by the coding sequence ATGATCGAACCTGGCATCTACAAAGAAGTGATGGGCTCCTTCCCGTCCGGCGTCACCGTGGTCACTACCCTGGACGCCGACGGCAAGATCGTCGGCATCACCGCCAGCGCGTTCAGCGCGCTGTCGATCGACCCGGCGCTGGTGCTGTTCTGCCCCAACTACGAATCGGACACCTACCCGGTCCTGCGTGACAGCAAGCAGTTCGCCATCCACCTGCTGTGTTCCGACCAGCAGGCCGAGGCCTACGCCTTTGCCAAGAAGGGCCAGGACAAGGCCAAGGGCATCGAGTGGCGCCTGAGCGAGCTGGGCAACCCGCTGCTGACCAAAGCCACCGCGATCATCGAATGCGAGCTGTGGCGCGAGTACGACGGCGGTGATCACGCGATCATCGTCGGCGCGGTGAAGAACCTGATCCTGCCGGAGCAGGAGGTCACCCCGATGGTCTATCACCGCGGCAAGCTCGGCGCGCTGCCGGAGATAGCCAGCTGA
- a CDS encoding aldehyde dehydrogenase: MTLARFQMFIDGQWVDAVSGKTFESLDPARAQAWAELPDADEADVERAVQAAQRAFNDPAWHGLTATARGKLLRRLGDLIAENKEHLAQLESRDNGKLIRETRGQVGYLPEFFHYTAGLADKLEGGTLPLDKPDLFAYTVHEPLGVVAGIIPWNSPLYLTAIKLAPALAAGNTIVLKPSEHASATILELARLATEAGFPAGVVNVVTGFGPSTGAALTRHPLVRKIAFTGGAATARHVVRSSAENFAKLSLELGGKSPNIIFADADLDSAINGAVAGIYAASGQSCVAGSRLLVQDEIYDEFVARLVERAQRIRIGNPQDEQSEMGPMATAQQLAVVEGLVADALAEGARLRLGGKRPSIDSEGWFYEPTLFECDSNSMKIMQEEVFGPVASVIRFKDEAQALAMANDSQFGLAAGIWTRDLGRAHRMARGVRSGIIWVNTYRAVSAMAPIGGFHNSGYGRESGIDSVLAYTELKTVWINLSPAPMPDPFVMR, from the coding sequence ATGACCCTCGCACGCTTCCAGATGTTCATCGATGGCCAGTGGGTCGACGCTGTTTCCGGCAAGACCTTCGAGAGCCTCGACCCCGCCCGCGCGCAAGCCTGGGCCGAACTCCCCGATGCCGATGAAGCCGACGTCGAGCGCGCCGTGCAGGCCGCCCAGCGCGCCTTCAACGACCCGGCCTGGCATGGCCTCACCGCCACTGCCCGCGGCAAGCTGCTGCGCCGCCTGGGCGATCTGATCGCCGAGAACAAGGAACACCTGGCGCAGCTGGAAAGCCGCGACAACGGCAAGCTGATCCGCGAGACCCGCGGCCAGGTCGGCTACCTGCCGGAGTTCTTCCACTACACCGCGGGCCTTGCCGACAAGCTCGAAGGCGGCACCCTGCCGCTGGATAAGCCCGACCTGTTCGCCTACACCGTGCACGAGCCGCTGGGCGTGGTCGCCGGGATCATCCCGTGGAACAGCCCGCTGTACCTGACCGCGATCAAGCTGGCCCCGGCCCTGGCCGCCGGCAACACCATCGTGCTCAAGCCTTCCGAACACGCCTCGGCAACCATCCTCGAACTGGCCCGCCTGGCCACCGAAGCCGGCTTCCCGGCCGGGGTGGTCAACGTGGTCACCGGCTTCGGCCCGAGCACTGGCGCTGCGCTCACTCGCCACCCGCTGGTACGCAAGATCGCCTTCACCGGCGGCGCCGCCACCGCGCGCCACGTGGTGCGCAGCAGCGCGGAAAACTTCGCCAAGCTGTCGCTGGAGCTGGGTGGCAAGTCGCCCAACATCATCTTCGCCGACGCCGACCTCGACAGCGCCATCAACGGCGCCGTGGCCGGCATCTACGCCGCCTCCGGACAGAGCTGCGTCGCCGGTTCGCGCCTGCTGGTGCAGGACGAGATCTACGACGAGTTCGTCGCCCGCCTGGTGGAACGCGCCCAGCGCATCCGCATCGGCAACCCGCAGGACGAACAGAGCGAGATGGGCCCCATGGCCACCGCGCAGCAGCTCGCAGTGGTCGAAGGTCTGGTGGCCGACGCCCTGGCCGAAGGCGCCCGCCTGCGCCTGGGCGGCAAGCGTCCGTCGATCGACTCCGAGGGCTGGTTCTACGAGCCGACCCTGTTCGAGTGCGACAGCAACTCGATGAAGATCATGCAGGAAGAAGTCTTCGGCCCCGTGGCCTCGGTCATTCGTTTCAAGGACGAGGCGCAAGCGCTGGCGATGGCCAACGACTCCCAGTTCGGCCTCGCCGCCGGCATCTGGACCCGCGACCTGGGCCGCGCTCACCGCATGGCCCGTGGCGTTCGCAGCGGGATCATCTGGGTCAACACCTACCGCGCGGTGTCCGCCATGGCGCCCATCGGCGGCTTCCACAACAGCGGCTACGGCCGCGAGAGCGGCATCGATTCGGTGCTGGCCTACACCGAGCTGAAGACGGTGTGGATCAACCTCTCGCCAGCGCCCATGCCCGATCCCTTCGTGATGCGCTAA
- a CDS encoding alpha/beta fold hydrolase, translating into MIRLTAERTPAGTSYLATGQGHPVVLIHGVGLNKEMWGGQIVGLAPHFQVIAYDMLGHGASQLPQPDCGLVGYADQLRELLDHLGVTSATVIGFSMGGLVARAFALHYPERLDGLVVLNSVFNRSAEQRAGVIERTRQAAEHGPDANAEAALSRWFSREYQAANPAQIAAIRQTLASNDPQGYLTTYTLFATQDMYRVDDLGSIKVPTLVATGELDPGSTPKMATELAERIPGAKVTVLDEQRHMMPVESPRLVNQMLLDFLQQAQVSKNHVQGNVA; encoded by the coding sequence ATGATTCGGCTCACCGCTGAACGCACACCGGCCGGCACCAGTTACCTGGCGACCGGCCAGGGCCACCCCGTGGTACTGATCCACGGCGTCGGCCTGAACAAGGAAATGTGGGGCGGCCAGATCGTCGGTCTGGCCCCGCATTTCCAGGTCATCGCCTATGACATGCTTGGCCATGGCGCGAGTCAGCTGCCGCAGCCGGACTGTGGACTGGTCGGTTACGCCGACCAACTGCGCGAGCTGCTCGACCACCTGGGCGTGACCAGTGCCACGGTCATCGGCTTCTCCATGGGTGGTCTGGTGGCCCGGGCCTTCGCCCTGCACTACCCCGAGCGCCTGGACGGCCTTGTGGTGTTGAACAGCGTGTTCAACCGCAGCGCCGAACAGCGCGCCGGCGTGATCGAGCGGACCCGCCAGGCCGCCGAACACGGCCCGGACGCCAACGCCGAGGCCGCCCTGTCGCGCTGGTTCAGCCGCGAGTACCAGGCCGCCAATCCGGCGCAGATCGCCGCGATCCGCCAGACCCTTGCCAGCAACGATCCGCAGGGCTATCTGACTACCTATACCCTGTTCGCCACGCAGGACATGTACCGCGTGGACGATCTGGGCAGCATCAAGGTGCCGACCCTGGTCGCCACCGGGGAGCTGGACCCGGGCTCGACGCCGAAGATGGCCACCGAGCTCGCCGAACGCATTCCGGGCGCCAAGGTGACGGTGCTCGACGAACAGCGCCACATGATGCCGGTGGAGTCGCCGCGGCTGGTCAACCAGATGCTGCTCGACTTCCTGCAACAGGCGCAGGTTTCCAAGAATCACGTACAGGGGAATGTCGCATGA
- a CDS encoding amino acid synthesis family protein: MSFEIRKIVTYSEQTFIEAGKATDTPVTMVGLAVVIKNPWAGRGFVEDLKPEIKAHCSELGALMVERLTAAIGGADKIQAYGKAAVVGADGEIEHASAVIHTLRFGNHYRQAVDAKSYLSFTNKRGGPGTSIQIPMMHKDDEGLRSHYITLEMQIEDAPRADEIVVVLGAADGGRLHPRIGNRYIDLEELAAEQAQ; encoded by the coding sequence ATGAGTTTCGAGATTCGCAAGATCGTCACCTACAGCGAGCAGACCTTCATCGAAGCCGGCAAGGCCACCGACACCCCGGTGACCATGGTCGGCCTGGCCGTGGTGATCAAGAACCCGTGGGCCGGTCGCGGCTTCGTCGAAGACCTCAAGCCCGAGATCAAGGCCCACTGCTCCGAGCTGGGCGCGCTGATGGTCGAGCGCCTGACCGCCGCCATCGGTGGCGCTGACAAGATCCAGGCCTACGGCAAAGCTGCCGTAGTGGGCGCCGATGGCGAGATCGAGCACGCCTCCGCCGTCATCCACACCCTGCGTTTCGGCAACCACTACCGCCAGGCCGTGGACGCCAAGAGCTACCTGAGCTTCACCAACAAGCGCGGCGGCCCGGGCACCTCGATCCAGATCCCGATGATGCACAAGGACGACGAAGGCCTGCGTTCGCACTACATCACCCTGGAAATGCAGATCGAAGACGCCCCGCGCGCCGACGAGATCGTCGTGGTCCTGGGCGCCGCCGACGGTGGCCGTCTGCACCCGCGCATCGGCAACCGTTACATCGACCTGGAAGAACTGGCCGCCGAACAGGCTCAGTGA
- a CDS encoding methyl-accepting chemotaxis protein, protein MSIGRRASLGFAVMGLLLVFLGLFSLYKLSTLRAASEEIDSNWLLSINHMNQLSGDIARIRLESMRLLVNHDSAARERSLGLIAEARQDKDKVLADYHRLILSAEEQQHTDELRQALDGYLGYVDQLVEKVRQNDDEGALHILNGSIAQQGAELNKRLTALIDLNRNGAAAAAQRAVEQYQDGRLVVSAVLLLSVGLTLLLAWQLTRSIVVPLNQAVRVAQTIASGDLSQRFTVEGRDEPAQLLNALADMQHSLRETIRGIGNSASQLASAAEEMHSVMEESSRALQQQSDQIEMAATAVNQMTSAVEEVASNAASTSAASREAIDAARSGSERVDETSNAIGTLAGEVGQASQQAEVLANQAQDIGKVLEVIRSVAEQTNLLALNAAIEAARAGEAGRGFAVVADEVRSLAQRTQSSTREIEELVSAIQNGSDRTVAALLSSTAHAERTVSRTGEAGASLQVILERMSLINERNLVIASATEEQAQVAREVDRNLLNIRDLATQTSAGATQTSAASQELSRLAVDLNGMVARFVV, encoded by the coding sequence ATGAGTATTGGCCGCCGCGCGTCCCTGGGTTTCGCAGTCATGGGCCTGCTCCTGGTGTTTCTCGGGTTGTTCTCCCTGTACAAGCTCTCGACCCTGCGCGCTGCATCCGAAGAGATCGACAGCAACTGGCTGCTGAGCATCAACCACATGAACCAGCTGTCGGGCGACATCGCCCGCATCCGCCTGGAATCCATGCGCCTGCTGGTCAACCATGACAGCGCCGCCCGCGAACGCAGCCTGGGGCTGATCGCCGAGGCACGGCAGGACAAGGACAAGGTGCTCGCCGACTACCACCGACTGATCCTCAGCGCCGAGGAGCAGCAACACACCGACGAGCTGCGCCAGGCGCTGGACGGCTACCTGGGCTACGTCGACCAACTGGTGGAGAAGGTCCGCCAGAACGACGACGAAGGCGCGCTGCACATCCTCAATGGCAGCATCGCCCAACAGGGTGCCGAACTGAACAAGCGCCTTACCGCGCTGATCGATCTCAACCGCAATGGTGCAGCGGCCGCCGCCCAGCGCGCCGTGGAGCAATACCAGGACGGCCGGCTGGTGGTCAGCGCTGTCCTGCTGCTGAGCGTCGGCCTGACCCTGCTGCTGGCCTGGCAGCTCACCCGCAGCATCGTCGTACCGCTCAACCAGGCGGTGCGCGTAGCGCAGACCATCGCCAGTGGCGACCTCAGCCAGCGCTTCACGGTCGAGGGCCGCGACGAGCCGGCGCAACTGCTCAATGCCCTGGCAGACATGCAGCACAGCCTGCGCGAGACCATCCGCGGCATCGGCAACTCGGCCAGTCAGCTGGCCTCCGCCGCCGAGGAAATGCACAGCGTGATGGAAGAAAGCAGCCGCGCACTGCAGCAGCAGAGCGACCAGATCGAGATGGCCGCCACTGCCGTCAACCAGATGACCAGCGCGGTGGAGGAAGTGGCCAGCAACGCCGCCTCGACCTCCGCCGCCTCCCGCGAGGCCATCGACGCCGCACGCAGCGGCAGCGAGCGGGTCGATGAGACTTCCAACGCCATCGGTACCCTGGCCGGTGAAGTGGGCCAGGCCTCGCAGCAGGCGGAAGTGCTGGCGAACCAGGCGCAGGACATCGGCAAGGTGCTGGAAGTGATCCGCAGCGTCGCCGAGCAGACCAATCTGCTGGCGCTCAACGCTGCCATCGAAGCTGCCCGCGCCGGCGAGGCCGGGCGCGGCTTCGCGGTGGTCGCCGATGAGGTTCGCTCGCTGGCGCAGCGCACCCAGAGCTCGACCCGCGAGATCGAGGAACTGGTCTCGGCCATCCAGAACGGCAGCGACCGCACCGTCGCCGCCCTGCTCAGCAGCACCGCCCACGCCGAGCGTACCGTCAGCCGCACGGGCGAGGCCGGCGCGTCGCTGCAGGTGATCCTCGAGCGCATGTCGCTGATCAACGAGCGCAACCTGGTGATCGCCAGCGCTACCGAGGAACAGGCCCAGGTCGCCCGCGAGGTGGACCGCAACCTGCTGAACATCCGCGACCTGGCAACCCAGACCTCGGCCGGCGCTACCCAGACCAGCGCGGCGAGCCAGGAACTGTCGCGCCTGGCCGTGGACCTGAACGGAATGGTGGCGCGCTTCGTGGTCTGA
- a CDS encoding YqaA family protein: protein MLSLALAAHAGLFLSAFAAATLLPLQSEAVLVGLLLGDQYPLWSLLLAASLGNVLGSLVNWLLGRGIERWHGSRWFPVSDAALEKAQRHYRRFGCWSLLLSWAPVIGDPLTLIAGVMREPLWRFLLLVTVAKVGRYAVLAWLTLV from the coding sequence ATGCTCAGCCTCGCTCTGGCCGCCCACGCCGGCCTCTTCCTCTCCGCCTTCGCCGCCGCCACCCTGCTGCCGCTTCAGTCGGAAGCCGTGCTGGTCGGCCTGCTGCTGGGCGACCAGTACCCGCTGTGGTCACTGCTGCTGGCGGCGAGCCTGGGCAACGTGCTCGGCTCCCTGGTGAACTGGCTGCTGGGGCGCGGAATAGAGCGCTGGCACGGCAGCCGCTGGTTCCCGGTGAGCGATGCGGCGCTGGAGAAAGCCCAGCGCCACTACCGGCGCTTCGGCTGCTGGTCGTTGCTGCTGAGCTGGGCGCCGGTGATCGGCGACCCGCTGACGCTGATCGCCGGCGTCATGCGCGAGCCACTGTGGCGCTTCCTGCTGCTGGTCACCGTCGCCAAGGTCGGGCGCTACGCGGTGCTGGCCTGGCTGACGCTCGTCTGA
- a CDS encoding methyl-accepting chemotaxis protein has translation MKNWTLRQRILASFAVVVAIMLLMVVISYTRLLRVEHSTQRVSEDAMPGTYALTTVRSAWTDSILLTQVLVGLSDGKPYDEARRQEFRVIHDALIERIALYERTVNDSRDKEILGRFKQQATEYDALLGQVLQLYTTDRDGARRLLLERLEPLWEDGRKTLNQLISLNKEIADAAAADIVSEVATAKAIMLISLLLAIVAAAVCGLLLMRAITEPVRQVVKGLQVMGSGDFTTRLAMERNDEFAVIETGFNGMAEELKGLVSQAQRSAIQVTTSVTEIAATSKQQQATATETAATTTEIGATSREIAATSRDLVRTMTEVSSAAEQTSTLAGSGQLGLARMEETMHHVMGAAELVNAKLAILNERAGNINQVVTTIVKVADQTNLLSLNAAIEAEKAGEYGRGFAVVATEVRRLADQTAVATYDIEQMVREIQSAVSAGVMGMDKFSEEVRRGISEVGQVGEQLSQIIQQVQALAPRVQMVNEGMQAQATGAEQINQALVQLGEATGQTVESLRQASFAIDELNLVANGLRNGVSRFKV, from the coding sequence GTGAAGAACTGGACTCTACGCCAACGCATCCTGGCCAGCTTTGCCGTCGTCGTCGCGATCATGCTGCTGATGGTGGTGATTTCCTACACCCGTCTTCTGCGGGTGGAGCACAGCACGCAGCGGGTCAGCGAAGATGCCATGCCCGGCACCTACGCCCTGACCACCGTGCGTTCGGCCTGGACCGACAGCATCCTGCTGACCCAGGTGCTGGTCGGCCTGAGCGACGGCAAGCCCTACGATGAAGCACGCCGGCAGGAGTTCCGCGTTATCCACGATGCGCTGATCGAACGCATCGCGCTCTACGAGCGGACCGTCAACGATTCCCGCGACAAGGAAATTCTCGGCCGCTTCAAGCAGCAGGCGACCGAATACGATGCCCTGCTGGGGCAGGTCCTGCAGCTTTACACCACCGACCGTGACGGCGCCCGGCGCCTGCTGCTGGAACGTCTCGAACCCCTGTGGGAAGACGGTCGCAAGACGCTCAACCAGCTGATTTCGCTGAACAAGGAGATCGCCGACGCGGCTGCCGCCGACATCGTCAGCGAGGTCGCCACCGCCAAGGCGATCATGCTCATCTCGCTGTTGCTGGCCATCGTCGCCGCGGCGGTCTGCGGGCTGCTGCTGATGCGCGCCATCACCGAGCCGGTGCGTCAGGTCGTGAAGGGCCTTCAGGTCATGGGCAGCGGTGATTTCACCACGCGCCTGGCAATGGAGCGCAACGACGAATTCGCGGTGATCGAGACCGGCTTCAACGGCATGGCCGAAGAACTCAAGGGCCTGGTGTCGCAGGCGCAGCGCTCGGCCATCCAGGTGACCACCTCGGTGACCGAGATTGCCGCCACTTCCAAGCAGCAACAGGCCACTGCCACCGAAACCGCCGCCACCACCACCGAGATCGGCGCCACCTCGCGGGAAATCGCCGCCACCTCGCGCGACCTGGTGCGCACCATGACCGAGGTGTCCTCGGCCGCCGAGCAGACTTCCACCCTGGCCGGCTCCGGCCAGCTGGGCCTGGCGCGCATGGAAGAGACCATGCACCACGTGATGGGCGCCGCCGAACTGGTCAACGCGAAGCTGGCGATCCTCAACGAGCGCGCCGGCAACATCAACCAGGTGGTCACCACCATCGTCAAGGTGGCCGACCAGACCAACCTGCTCTCGCTCAACGCCGCCATCGAGGCGGAGAAGGCCGGCGAGTACGGCCGTGGCTTCGCCGTGGTCGCCACCGAAGTGCGCCGCCTGGCCGACCAGACTGCCGTGGCCACCTACGACATTGAGCAGATGGTCCGCGAGATCCAGTCCGCCGTGTCTGCCGGTGTGATGGGCATGGACAAGTTCTCCGAGGAGGTGCGTCGCGGCATCTCGGAAGTCGGCCAGGTCGGCGAGCAGCTCTCGCAGATCATCCAGCAGGTGCAGGCACTCGCGCCGCGCGTGCAGATGGTCAACGAAGGTATGCAGGCCCAGGCCACCGGCGCCGAGCAGATCAACCAGGCGCTGGTGCAGCTCGGCGAGGCCACCGGGCAGACGGTGGAATCCCTGCGCCAGGCCAGCTTCGCCATCGACGAGCTGAACCTCGTGGCCAACGGACTGCGCAATGGCGTCTCCCGCTTCAAGGTCTGA
- a CDS encoding chemotaxis protein CheW, with amino-acid sequence MASPASRSDAAAAGRLYLQFRLGADRYALDVHDVIEVLPVPALKRVPEAPAWVAGLFPHRGELLPVLDMSQLAFGHSAPRRTSTRLVLVHYRAAGEGPEQRLGLILEQATHTLRRDPAAFRDYELDNGSARYLGPVLEDEQGLLQRVGVDQLLSDEARARLLRDAGGAPA; translated from the coding sequence ATGGCGTCTCCCGCTTCAAGGTCTGACGCCGCCGCGGCGGGCAGGCTGTACCTGCAGTTCCGCCTGGGCGCGGACCGCTATGCGCTGGACGTCCATGACGTCATCGAGGTGTTGCCGGTGCCTGCGCTCAAGCGCGTGCCGGAAGCGCCGGCCTGGGTGGCCGGGCTGTTTCCGCACCGCGGCGAACTGCTGCCGGTGCTGGACATGAGCCAACTGGCCTTCGGGCACAGCGCGCCACGGCGCACCAGCACGCGCCTGGTGCTGGTGCATTACCGCGCCGCAGGCGAGGGCCCGGAGCAGCGCCTCGGGCTGATCCTCGAGCAGGCGACTCACACCCTGCGCCGTGATCCGGCGGCCTTCCGCGACTACGAACTGGACAACGGCAGCGCCCGCTACCTCGGCCCCGTGCTGGAGGACGAGCAGGGCCTGCTGCAGCGAGTGGGCGTCGATCAGCTGCTCAGCGACGAAGCCCGCGCGCGTCTGCTGCGGGATGCGGGAGGAGCGCCGGCATGA
- a CDS encoding CheR family methyltransferase, protein MTDPRFAQLLKERIGLDAESVGDAVIERAVRQRCNKVSGGNAEHYWMQLQGSAEEVQALIEAVIVPETWFFRYPESFGALADLASRRVLELAGTRPLRILSLPCSTGEEPYSIIMALLDAGLAPAAFQVDALDVSRAVLERAEEGRYGRNSFRGSNLAFRDRYFSADGNDYQLAETVRRKVRFRVGNLLAPGLLAGEAPYDYVFCRNLLIYFDRPTQEQVVDVLRRLARPDGVLFIGPAEASLMSRIGLRPLGVPQSFAFPLQDAEPAPRAAPLNWTAPPPIPRPAPPKPAPVRPRPASQPGQPPAAAAGNALAEIARLANSGQAAEARQRCEALLAEKGPNAEAFYWLGLLADAQGLGSEAQAYYRKALYLQPDHQESLQHLAALLAAQGDAAGARRLQERAARGVKRNG, encoded by the coding sequence ATGACCGATCCGCGCTTCGCCCAGTTGCTCAAGGAACGCATCGGCCTGGATGCCGAGTCGGTCGGCGACGCCGTGATCGAACGCGCCGTGCGCCAGCGCTGCAACAAGGTCAGCGGCGGCAATGCCGAGCATTACTGGATGCAGCTGCAAGGCTCCGCCGAGGAAGTGCAGGCGCTGATCGAGGCGGTGATAGTCCCGGAAACCTGGTTCTTCCGTTACCCCGAATCCTTCGGCGCGCTGGCGGACCTCGCGTCCCGGCGAGTGCTGGAGCTGGCCGGTACCCGGCCGCTGCGCATCCTCAGCCTGCCGTGCTCCACCGGCGAGGAGCCGTACTCCATCATCATGGCGTTGCTGGATGCGGGGCTCGCCCCGGCCGCCTTCCAGGTCGACGCGCTGGACGTCAGCCGCGCGGTACTGGAGCGGGCGGAGGAGGGGCGCTACGGGCGCAATTCGTTCCGTGGCTCCAACCTGGCATTCCGTGACCGTTATTTCAGCGCCGACGGCAACGATTACCAACTGGCCGAAACGGTGCGCCGCAAGGTCCGCTTCCGCGTCGGCAACCTGCTCGCGCCGGGCCTGCTGGCTGGCGAAGCGCCCTATGACTACGTGTTCTGCCGCAACCTGCTGATCTATTTCGACCGCCCGACCCAGGAGCAGGTGGTGGACGTGCTGCGCCGGCTCGCGCGGCCCGACGGCGTGCTGTTCATCGGCCCGGCCGAGGCCAGCCTGATGTCGCGTATCGGCCTGCGTCCGCTGGGTGTGCCGCAGTCCTTCGCCTTCCCATTGCAGGATGCCGAGCCGGCGCCGCGTGCGGCGCCGCTGAACTGGACGGCGCCCCCGCCGATTCCCCGCCCGGCTCCGCCCAAGCCCGCACCGGTGCGCCCGCGTCCGGCGAGCCAGCCCGGACAGCCGCCCGCTGCTGCCGCCGGCAACGCGCTGGCGGAGATCGCCCGGCTGGCCAATTCCGGGCAGGCCGCCGAAGCGCGCCAGCGCTGCGAGGCGCTGCTGGCCGAGAAGGGCCCGAACGCCGAAGCCTTCTACTGGCTCGGCCTGCTGGCCGACGCCCAGGGCCTGGGCAGCGAGGCCCAGGCGTACTACCGCAAGGCCCTGTACCTGCAACCCGATCACCAGGAAAGCCTGCAACACCTGGCCGCGCTGCTCGCGGCCCAGGGCGATGCAGCCGGCGCCCGCCGTCTGCAGGAGCGCGCCGCGCGAGGAGTGAAGCGCAATGGTTGA
- a CDS encoding chemotaxis protein CheW, translating into MVERAPPFIDGSSIDDDLPTVDDCWNRIGVRGDRSCPKLAEYIHCRNCPVHAAAAISLLDRYALGSEGAHLAPVEVAEAAVEEGRPHLIFRLGEEWLGLPTRALAEVAPACGVHSLPHQRSPALLGVANVRGTLVACISLGELLGLDSRAAARDDARIVPRMLILAAVGGPIISPVDEVDGIHELDEKAIVEASSQSHAANDRFTRGVMQWRNRSIRLLDQEALLDAATRSLA; encoded by the coding sequence ATGGTTGAACGCGCCCCGCCATTCATTGATGGCTCATCCATCGACGATGACCTGCCGACGGTGGATGACTGCTGGAACCGCATCGGCGTGCGCGGCGACCGCAGCTGCCCGAAGCTGGCCGAGTACATCCATTGCCGTAACTGTCCGGTGCATGCCGCCGCGGCCATCAGCCTGCTGGATCGCTACGCGCTGGGCAGCGAAGGCGCGCACCTGGCGCCCGTCGAAGTCGCCGAAGCGGCGGTCGAGGAAGGCCGTCCGCACCTGATCTTCCGCCTTGGCGAGGAATGGCTGGGCTTGCCCACCCGCGCGCTGGCCGAGGTCGCTCCGGCCTGCGGGGTGCATTCATTGCCGCACCAGCGCTCGCCCGCGCTGCTGGGCGTGGCCAACGTGCGCGGCACGCTGGTGGCCTGCATTTCCCTGGGTGAGCTGCTCGGCCTCGACAGCCGCGCGGCCGCCCGCGACGACGCCCGCATCGTGCCGCGCATGCTGATCCTGGCGGCGGTCGGCGGGCCGATCATCTCGCCGGTGGATGAAGTGGACGGCATCCACGAGCTGGACGAGAAGGCCATCGTCGAAGCCTCGTCCCAGAGTCACGCCGCCAACGACCGCTTCACCCGAGGGGTGATGCAGTGGCGCAACCGCAGCATCCGCCTGCTCGACCAGGAAGCCCTGCTCGACGCCGCCACCCGGAGCCTCGCATGA